The sequence below is a genomic window from Lusitaniella coriacea LEGE 07157.
TTAAATTGGGAGAACGAGATATTTGCGATCACTTTCTCATCCCCGAAAAACTCTATGGACGGGAAGGAGAAGTTCAAGTACTTCTTAACGCCTTTGAGCGAGTGGCTGAAGGAAACAGCGAAATGATGTTGGTTGCCGGATTCTCCGGGATTGGAAAAACTGCCGTTGTCCATGAAGTTCACAAGCCCATTGTCAAAAATCGGGGTTATTTTATCAAGGGAAAATTCGACCAATTCAATCGCAACATCCCTTTCTCGGCATTCGTGCAAGCTTTCCGCAGTTTGATGGGGCAAATCCTCAGCGAATCTGATGCCGAATTGCAAGGATGGAAAACTAAAATCCTAGAAGCGGTGGGAAATAACGGACAAGTTCTCATTGATGTCATTCCCGAACTCGAAACAATTATTGGCAAACAGTCTCCTGTCCCGGAATTATCGGGAAGTGTGGCGCAAAATCGCTTTAACCTGCTCTTTGAGAAATTCATTGCCATCTTCACCACAAAAGAACATCCTTTAGTTATCTTTCTCGATGATTTGCAATGGGCAGATTCGGCATCCTTAGATCTGATGAAAGTCTTGATGGGTGATAGCGATAGAGGCTATTTGCTGCTGTTGGGAGCCTATCGCGATAACGAAGTCTTCCCCGCCCATCCGTTGATGTTGACTTTGGTCGAATTAGTCAAACAGGAAGCGACAATTTCAACGATTACCTTGGCTTCCTTATCGCTACGTCATATCAATCAACTCGTTGCAGAAACCCTCAGTTGCAATGTTAAAAAAGCTCAACCTCTGACCGAATTAGTTTATCAAAAGACTCAAGGAAATCCCTTTTTTGCAACGCAGTTTTTAAAAGGATTGTATGAAGACGATTTGATAGCATTCAACCCCAACTTGAGATCTTGGGAATGCGATTTAGTCAAAGTGCGAGATGCGGCTCTCACGGATGATGTAGTGAAATTCATGGCGGGACGGTTGCAGAAGTTGCCAGAAGCAACACAAGAGGTGTTGAAATTGGCGGCTTGTATCGGCAATCAGTTCGATCTAGAAACTTTGGCTATTGTGCGAGAAAGTTCCTCAGAAGAAGTAGCGAGCGAGCTTTGGAGTGCGCTGCAAGAAGGGATGGTTTTACCCATTAGCGAAGCTTACAAGTTTTTCCAAGGTGAAATAAAATCAACCGAAGCTGAGACAGTCGCTGTAAATTACCGCTTCCTACACGATCGCGTTCAGCAGGCTGCTTATTCTTTGATTCCTGACGAGCAAAAGCAAGCGACCCATTATTGTATCGGGAAACTCCTATTAAGAAAAATTCCCCCAGCAGAAAGAGAAGAGCGAATCTTCGAGCTAGTCAGTCAATTAAACTATGGAACAACTTTAATTCGCGAACAAAAAGAACGAAACGATCTCGCTTGCTTGAATCTCATTGCCTGTCGTAAAGCCAGAGCCACAACGGCATATCAAGCCGGACAAAAATATGCGATCACGGGTTTGTTTCTCTTAGGAGAATCGGCTTGGCAACAGCAATATGAATTAGCTCTAGCATTCCATAACTTAGCAGCAGAATTAGCCTTGCTCTGCGGCAACTTTGAGGAGATGGAGCAATGGATCGAGGTGACTCTTCAACAGGCTAAAACAGCTTTAGAACGCATTGAAGTTTATGTCGTTAAAATTCAAGCCCTCACCTGTCTCAATCAACTGTTAGAAGCGATTGATTTTGGTCTTTTCATCCTCAAAGAATTGGGATTTAGTTTACCAAAAAATCCTTCGGGAGAAGATATTCAACGCTTTGTCGGCGAAATTGACACCGCGATCGCCTCTTGTTCTATTAAAGATTTATTCTTACTTCCCGAAATGGTCGTGACCGAGAAATTAGCCGCAATGCAGATTTCAGCGAGTATTTTTTCTGCTTGTTATATTACGGGTTCGCCTCTCTTTGCGATTGTTGCCGCTTTTCAAGTTAAATTATCCATTGAATCTGGCAATAGTCCCCATTCAGCTTTTAGCTATGCTTGTTATGGAGTTGTTCTCAATAATCTTTGTCGAGCGGTGACAACGGGAACTCAGTTCGGTCAATTAGCTTACCGTTTAGTTTCCGAGACTAATTCTCAAAAGATTCGCTCGGAAACTTGTGCGTTGCTCGGACTATTTGTTTGGCATCGCAAGTCACATTTGCAGGAAACTTTGCCAATTTTTCAAACAGGCTATCAAGCTGGATTGGAAACCGGTCAGTTAGAATATGCTTCCTATAATGCTACTGGTTTTTGTTTGAATGCTTACTGGTGCGGTTGCTCGCTAGCAGAACTAGAGAAACAAATTCACGCATTTTATCGGCAAGTTTTAGAACTCAATCAAACGATCGCGGCAAACGGATGTTTAATCTATTTGCATGGAACCCTATTTTTGTTAGGAAATCCAGAGAAAATCGAGTTATGTTTTGATGAAGTTGATAAAGAGAAAGCAATGGTAGTCGAGTCTTTAGAGTCTAAAGATTTTAATCGACTTTTTATCTTCTATATTCACAGGACGCTCTTGCGATTTTGGATGGGAGAGATATATCTCGCCA
It includes:
- a CDS encoding trifunctional serine/threonine-protein kinase/ATP-binding protein/sensor histidine kinase, with amino-acid sequence KLGERDICDHFLIPEKLYGREGEVQVLLNAFERVAEGNSEMMLVAGFSGIGKTAVVHEVHKPIVKNRGYFIKGKFDQFNRNIPFSAFVQAFRSLMGQILSESDAELQGWKTKILEAVGNNGQVLIDVIPELETIIGKQSPVPELSGSVAQNRFNLLFEKFIAIFTTKEHPLVIFLDDLQWADSASLDLMKVLMGDSDRGYLLLLGAYRDNEVFPAHPLMLTLVELVKQEATISTITLASLSLRHINQLVAETLSCNVKKAQPLTELVYQKTQGNPFFATQFLKGLYEDDLIAFNPNLRSWECDLVKVRDAALTDDVVKFMAGRLQKLPEATQEVLKLAACIGNQFDLETLAIVRESSSEEVASELWSALQEGMVLPISEAYKFFQGEIKSTEAETVAVNYRFLHDRVQQAAYSLIPDEQKQATHYCIGKLLLRKIPPAEREERIFELVSQLNYGTTLIREQKERNDLACLNLIACRKARATTAYQAGQKYAITGLFLLGESAWQQQYELALAFHNLAAELALLCGNFEEMEQWIEVTLQQAKTALERIEVYVVKIQALTCLNQLLEAIDFGLFILKELGFSLPKNPSGEDIQRFVGEIDTAIASCSIKDLFLLPEMVVTEKLAAMQISASIFSACYITGSPLFAIVAAFQVKLSIESGNSPHSAFSYACYGVVLNNLCRAVTTGTQFGQLAYRLVSETNSQKIRSETCALLGLFVWHRKSHLQETLPIFQTGYQAGLETGQLEYASYNATGFCLNAYWCGCSLAELEKQIHAFYRQVLELNQTIAANGCLIYLHGTLFLLGNPEKIELCFDEVDKEKAMVVESLESKDFNRLFIFYIHRTLLRFWMGEIYLANTDAIEARKYILGGAGEICEAGLYFYDSLIALALVRVGKTDWEMQQQRVGENQIQLQYWAENAPMNYQHKYDLVEAEKCRILGQKLEAIEIYDRAITGAKENDFIQEEALANELFAKFYLDWDKEQYAALHMQEAYYCYAQWGAKAKTNDLEQRYPELLKPILQRASHSGSLSSTSSTSLSTVSSHSQTAAITNISSLLDFSSLLKASQILSGEIELDRLLSTLMEIILENAGATKGALLLIGEQGLTVDAIATRQNENLQLDSVHQSIPLQDYQDLPIGLINTVRRTTQTALLDAKTAQEKFTADRYLRRFFPQSLLCMPLLERGNLIGILYLENNLTADAFTRDRVELLDALCAQAAISLNNARLYQKAQQALQDLQKAQLQLVQNEKMATLGNLVAGVAHEINNPLSFIGGNVNAAKDYIADLFEILQGYQEELPNPSPELEELLEDLDLDFIEEDLPKLMGSMSVGCDRIGNISTSLRTFSRTDTDVKTEFNLHEGIESTLLILKYRLKANEERPAIDIVKEYGDIPEVKCCAGQINQVFMNLIANAIDALEDGNEGKTFAEIEQEPNCITVGTELSEDKQSILVRIGDNGLGMPEEVREKIFEQGFTTKGVGKGTGLGLAIARQIIEEKHGGSLEVQSELGQETQFCIRIPISG